Within the Natranaeroarchaeum sulfidigenes genome, the region CACGAACGATTAAGAAGGTTCGCCGCGGGACGATCAAGACGGTTCGCTGCGCCCTCAGACCCTGTAAACGATTCGCTCGCCGGTATCCAGTCCATTTCGCAGGGCGGCATGCACCCGACCCTCGCCGGCAACCCAGTCACCGACACAGTAGAGGTCGTGGTCTTCGGCCGACTGGACCGGGCCGCCGTGAACGCCCTCCTCGGGCAGTGCGTACCGCCACCCCTGGTAGTCAGTCCAGTCGGGGTCCGCGAGTCGTTCGTCATCGAACAGCTCGGCCGTCCGCTCTGTCAGCTTCGCGACGTTCCGATCAGCCGGTTCGTCGTAGTTGTCGGCTGACCACTCGTGGCCAGCCTGAACGACGAGCAGTGACTCGCCGTCGGGGACGTGGCCCGGCTTGCACTCCTCGCGGGCGACCCAGCCGATCTCGTGCTCCCTGTCGGTGTTGATGAGCGCGTAGTAGGGGCGGTCGATCTCGAAGGGGTAGTGCAGGAGGGCGGTCCAGACGGAACTGTAGTCGACGTCGCGGACCGCATCGAGGAGATCGGCGCGGACATCCTCGTCCCAGTCGGCATCGTCCAGCAGGTCCGCGGTCTGTGGTGCTGGCGGGTTCAGTACGAGAGCGTCGAACGGCCCCCAGGACTTGCCGTCCGCGTCGGTGACTTGCCATCCATCGTCGTCGCGACTGAGCGTCTCCGCACGCGTCTCGAGGTGGATCGTCGCGTTGGTCTCACGGAGCAGTCGCTTCGCGATCTGTGTCAGTCCGGCCCGGTAGGTCCACTTGTGCTCGTCAGCGTCTCGACCCTCCGAGATCTCTCCGTCCCCGGTGAACGTCCAGATGGGTTCGGTGACGTCGACCAGCCCCTCGTCGTCGAGCGTCTCTGTCAGGAGTTCGACGACGCGTTCGTCGTCTGATTTAACGTAGTTCGCGCCGTAGTCGTACGTGATTTCGTCACGGCGGCGCGTCGCCGCGCGGCCACAGACGCCACGGGACTTCTCGAGGATCGTTACGTCTGCATTGGGTCGTGCACCGTCGATCACGTACGCCGTCGCCGCGGCCGCCGCGCCAGCGCCGACGATTCCAATCTCAGTCATCGACGTTGTTAGGGGTCACGCCAACAAAAACAGCGCCCCTGACGACCCGATGGTTCATCGTGAAGTCTTACTCCGCCTCGGAGCCGTCGTTCGACTCGTCCTCGCTGGGAGCCAGCCAGGTCAGTGCGATACCCAAAAAGACGAGGGCGGCGACGGCAGTGTTGCTGAACCCGCTCGTTCCGAGCAGTTCCAGGACGACGCCGTAGCCGCTCCCGACGAACAACATACCGCCGCCGACGAGCGCGTAGGTCGATTCGCCGCGGGTCACTTCCATCACACCGAGAACCGCCGCTCCGACGAAGATCAACCCACGGGCCGACCGCTCTGCCCACTGTTCACCCGTCACCAGCGCGTACACCCCAACGACCGCGATAGCGAGAAAGACGGCCAGTAGTGACACCGACTGCGCCATCGTAATCCGCTCTTGCGACACCATACCCGTCGATTAACTTCCGGGGGCACCAAACTTGTGATTCGACCGTATCCGCACAACACATTTACCCCGTGGTCGGCTACACGTTGATATGTACGTCCGGGACGCGAAAAACCGAGAGGAAGTCTGGCTACTGGACCACATCGAGGCGATGGGGCTGGACGAGACGGCGTTTCGTTCGCGTGATTACGTCATCGCGCTCGACGAACAGTCCGGGACGAAAGCGGGCTTCGGTCGGATCCGAATCCACCGGACCGAAGACGACGAACTCTGCGAGCTAACGAGCATCGGCGTCCTCGATGGCTGGCGTGGACAGGGCGTCGGCGCACACGTGGTCGAACGCCTCATCGAACACGCACGCGATGAGGGGTTCGAGCACGTCTACAGCCTCACCGACGAGCCGGGCTATCTCACCCAGTTTGGCTTCCGGGGGATCTCGACCGACGAGCTCCCGACAAAGCTACAGGATCGTTTGGACGCCAAGCGTGACAACATCGCTCCCGATGCCGTCCCACTGGCGATCGAAATTGGCGAGTTCGAGATGCCACCGCGACTTCGCGAGCGGTTCAAGACCGCGCGAGAAGACGGTGCTGACGAGCCTGACGACGCCGAAGAGCCAGCCGAGGACTTCGGTATCGATCCCGAGACTGCGACGTACAAGTACGATACGAGTTGACCGACTAGGCTCCGTGGCTCTCGCCGACGCCATATTTGAACGCGATCCAGCCGATCACGGTGACGAAGATGATCGGCGGGAGCATAACGAACACCCATAGCGGTTCCGCACCCCAGATCTGGACCAGAATAATGTTCCCGATCCCGAGCAAAAGGAAGGGGAGAATGTAGAGCGCCGCTCTGACACGGCTTGTGCCCGGCGAGTCCTCATCGTCGGTCTCCGGGATGGGCGCACTCATTGTTGTTTACCTCCGTACCACACGATCAAAAACGACGCGGTCTCCGGGAGATCGGCGCCAACTCTTATACTCGATGCCCTCAAGGTGGAAAACGATGTTCGACCCCGAGGAGCTGGAGGCGATCCGCTCAGGAAAGGACGAGTGGGAACGCGAGCAGGTCGAGCCGACGCTTGACCGCTTCGGAGAGCGTAAACAGGGGTTCACTACGGATACTGGGGGACAGACGGTCGACCGACTCTACACGCCCGCGGATCTCGCCGATCACGACTACGACGAGGACCTCGGCTTTCCGGCAGAAGAGCCGTACACCCGGGGCGTCTACCCGACGATGTACCGTGGACGGCTCTGGACGATGCGCCAGTACGCAGGAATGGGAACGGCCGAGGAGACCAACGAGCGGTTTCACTATCTGCTCGACCAGGGCCAGACGGGTCTCTCGATGGCGTTTGACCTGCCGACCCAGATGGGCTACGACTCCGATAACCCGATGGCACAGGGGGAGGTCGGCAAATCCGGCGTCGCGATCGACTCGTTGCGGGATTTCGAGACCGTCTTCGACGGTATCCCGCTTGATGGCGTCTCGACGAGTATGACGATCAACGCCCCCGCGTCGGTGCTGCTCGCGATGTACATCGCGCTCGGTGACCGACAGGGGGTCCCCCGCGAGCAGCTCCGCGGGACGATTCAAAACGACGTGCTCAAAGAGTATATCGCCCGGAACACCTACATCTACCCGCCCGAACCCTCGATGCGGCTCATCACGGATATCTTCGAGTTCTGTGCCGAGGAGGTGCCGAACTTCAATACGATATCGATCTCCGGCTATCACGTCCGGGAGGCGGGGGCAACAGCCGCCCAGGAACTCGCGTTCACTCTCGGGAACGGGATCGAGTACGTGCAGGCCGCGGTCGACACCGGCCTCGACGTCGACGAGTTTGCGCCACAGCTATCCTTCTTTTTCGCCGCCCACAACAACATCCTCGAAGAGGTCGCGAAGTTTCGCGCCGCCCGCCGGATGTGGGCGACGATTATGGACGAACAGTTCGGGGCCGAGAAAGCAGCCTCGAAGCAGTTGAAGTTCCACACCCAGACCGCTGGCTCGACGCTAACCGCACAGCAGGTCGACAACAACGTTGTACGGGTAGCCTATCAGGCGCTTGCCGCAGTACTCGGCGGGACCCAGAGTCTGCACACGAACGGCAAAGACGAGGCGCTTGCACTCCCGACCGAGGACTCGGTCCGGACAGCATTACGAACCCAGCAAATCCTCGCCCACGAGTCGGGTGCCGCGGATACTGTCGACCCGCTCGGCGGGAGTTACTATGTCGAGTCGCTGACCGACGAACTCGAAGCCGAAGCGCTGGAGATCCTCGACTCAGTGGACGAGCGCGGCGGGATGCTCCGGGCAATCGAGGAGCAGTGGGTCCAGCGCCAGATCCAGAATGTCGCCTACGACCGCCAGCAAGAGACGGAGTCGGGCGAGCGGATTGTCGTCGGTGTCAACGAGTTCGAGATCGACGAGGACGGACAGGCGATGGACCTGGAGGAGGTTACCGAGGAAGACGAGCGTCGGCAGCAAGAGCGTCTGGCGTCGGTCCGCGAGCAGCGCGACGAAGATGCCGTCGAGGCCGCGCTCGACACGCTTCGGGAGACGGCACAGAGCGAAGACAACCTGCTTCCGCCGATGATCGAGGCGGTCAAAGCCTATGCAACGGTCGGCGAGATCTGTGACGTCCTTCGCGAGGAGTTCGGCGAGTACCGCGGCGCTGGCGCTCTCTGACGGGATCTGAAGCATCCTAACTTTCACGGGGGGTATACTTACTCTGAATAAGTGTAGCTTGGACGACGTACTCTCCGGGTTTTGCCTGCAGTATGGGGTCGTACTACAGTAATATTTTCCCTCAGTATTTCGGAGTTGTATCGGGGTATCGATTTTCGTCTATGTGAAGCAGTCACATAACTAACTGGTCCCCATACCCACTCAGTTATGTGTCGCAAGATACCAGCGGTGACGACGGCGAACCGATCGATCGGACGAACAACACACGACGACAGGTCATAGCGGGGTCGGCCGGTGCGATTGGCGGATTCGCGCTCGGTAGTACCTTCGGTGTCGGCTCCGCGTTTGCCGACGAGCACGGTGACGATGAAGCGGAGATGCCCGACGATGTCCCGCCCGAAGCGGTCGAAAACGAGTTCGAGGACGACATCGAGATCCTCAACTTCGCGTTGACACTCGAGTTGCTCGAAGCTGATTTCTACCGGCAGGGTCTCGACAACCTCGACAGTGAGGAGCTGATTAATACCGTTCTCGATAACGTCAGCCACGACAAGCGTCCTGACACGGGCTCTATCGCGACGTTCCACGACAAGCTCCAGGATCAGCTGTTCGATGAGCTCGAGACGATCAGGGATCACGAGATCGATCACGCGGAGACGCTCACGGCCACGATCGAGGAGTTCGGCGGCGAGCCCGTCGAAGAACCGGAGTTCGAGTTCGGTGAGGCTGTCGAGGACCCGGCCGCGTTCATCGCGACCGGTGTGGCACTCGAAGACACGGGCGTATCCGCCTACGCGGGGGCGGCCCCGTTCATCGAGAACGAGGATGTCGTCCCGCCCGCGCTCAGCATTCACAGTGTCGAGGCACGCCACGCCTCGTTCCTCCGGGTGCTCAACGCCGAAACGGGCTTCCCCACGCCGTACGATCAGCCCCGGTCCCGATCGGAAGTCCTCGACATCGCGTCGGATTTCATCGTCGACTGACCGAGCGGATCAGCGATCGACGGATCGATCTGGGCCGACGTGTCGCAACTCTTTTTGAGGGGAACTGGACGAGGAATCAGCCATCGAACGATAGACAACGACTACAGCAACTGCTATGCCCTGTGAAAAAATGGAAAATTGCCGGCTGCGAAGCCTCGTTTATAGTCGGACGAGGTTCGTCGCGCGGGGTCCCTTGGGGGATGATTCAATATCGAACTCGACGTCCTGCCCCTCTTCGAGGTCGGGACCGCCGACATCTTCCATGTGGAAGAAGACGTCTTCGTCGTCATCGACGTCGTCGCTGTCTGTCGAAATGAAACCGTAACCGCCTGTGTCGTTAAAGAAGTCGACCGTACCTTCTGCCATTACATACTACCCGAGGAGCGTATGCCTGATAACACTTGCGAAGCAACGTTGCCACGACACGTCGTCCCGCACCCGACTGGCGGTGTTTGCCATGGGGGACAGATACTTGTGATGTGATCACATACCACCAGCCGCATCGCTATGAAACCGTGCCACAGCTGTCAGGCGGTCATCGACGAGTACATATTGGACAAACAACTCGAACCCCTGCGCGAACTCACAGTCGACGACTTCAACCTCTGTGCGGAGTGTGTAACAGTCGTCGACAACGAGTGTATCGAATGTGGCGGCGCGGTCTACGTTCCCGACGGCGAAACGGAGAGTCCGGACTACTGCCCGGCCTGCCGGGCCGAGATGATCGACCGGACGGGCCAGGATCCCGGCTGGCGGGCGACCCGGATCTCCGGCTGATCCCTCTCGAACGACGTCTTCGATTATTCGACCGGTGAGCAAGAGCTACGAAGTAATAAAATAGGGAAACTCGCTCCGGAGCGACAGCGTTACTCGTAGAGCCAGGTCGACTCGTGGAAGTCGTACTCGACAAGTTCGTCGTCGTCGAAGAACAGCGCGATCTCGCGTTCGTTAGCACCTTCGTCCTCGTGATCGGACGCGTGGACCACGTTGCGCCCGAGGTCGACGGCGTAGTCGCCACGGATCGTTCCGGGCGCGGCCTCGGCGGGATCGGTCGCGCCGATCATCTGCCGGACCTGTCGCGTCGCGTCCTCGCCCTCCCAGACCATCGGGACGACGGGGCCGGACGTGATGAACTCAACGAGGTCGTCGAAGAAGGGTTTGTCCTCGTGTTCGCCGTAGTGGTCTTCGGCCTGCTCACGGGAGAGTCGAGTGACTTTCGCCCCCACGAGCTTCAGCCCTCGGTCCTCGAACCGGCCGATGATCTCGCTGACGAGCCCTCGCTGGAAGGCGTCCGGCTTGATCATGACGA harbors:
- a CDS encoding NAD(P)/FAD-dependent oxidoreductase, whose product is MTEIGIVGAGAAAAATAYVIDGARPNADVTILEKSRGVCGRAATRRRDEITYDYGANYVKSDDERVVELLTETLDDEGLVDVTEPIWTFTGDGEISEGRDADEHKWTYRAGLTQIAKRLLRETNATIHLETRAETLSRDDDGWQVTDADGKSWGPFDALVLNPPAPQTADLLDDADWDEDVRADLLDAVRDVDYSSVWTALLHYPFEIDRPYYALINTDREHEIGWVAREECKPGHVPDGESLLVVQAGHEWSADNYDEPADRNVAKLTERTAELFDDERLADPDWTDYQGWRYALPEEGVHGGPVQSAEDHDLYCVGDWVAGEGRVHAALRNGLDTGERIVYRV
- a CDS encoding GNAT family N-acetyltransferase; this encodes MYVRDAKNREEVWLLDHIEAMGLDETAFRSRDYVIALDEQSGTKAGFGRIRIHRTEDDELCELTSIGVLDGWRGQGVGAHVVERLIEHARDEGFEHVYSLTDEPGYLTQFGFRGISTDELPTKLQDRLDAKRDNIAPDAVPLAIEIGEFEMPPRLRERFKTAREDGADEPDDAEEPAEDFGIDPETATYKYDTS
- a CDS encoding acyl-CoA mutase large subunit family protein, which produces MFDPEELEAIRSGKDEWEREQVEPTLDRFGERKQGFTTDTGGQTVDRLYTPADLADHDYDEDLGFPAEEPYTRGVYPTMYRGRLWTMRQYAGMGTAEETNERFHYLLDQGQTGLSMAFDLPTQMGYDSDNPMAQGEVGKSGVAIDSLRDFETVFDGIPLDGVSTSMTINAPASVLLAMYIALGDRQGVPREQLRGTIQNDVLKEYIARNTYIYPPEPSMRLITDIFEFCAEEVPNFNTISISGYHVREAGATAAQELAFTLGNGIEYVQAAVDTGLDVDEFAPQLSFFFAAHNNILEEVAKFRAARRMWATIMDEQFGAEKAASKQLKFHTQTAGSTLTAQQVDNNVVRVAYQALAAVLGGTQSLHTNGKDEALALPTEDSVRTALRTQQILAHESGAADTVDPLGGSYYVESLTDELEAEALEILDSVDERGGMLRAIEEQWVQRQIQNVAYDRQQETESGERIVVGVNEFEIDEDGQAMDLEEVTEEDERRQQERLASVREQRDEDAVEAALDTLRETAQSEDNLLPPMIEAVKAYATVGEICDVLREEFGEYRGAGAL
- a CDS encoding ferritin-like domain-containing protein; the protein is MSQDTSGDDGEPIDRTNNTRRQVIAGSAGAIGGFALGSTFGVGSAFADEHGDDEAEMPDDVPPEAVENEFEDDIEILNFALTLELLEADFYRQGLDNLDSEELINTVLDNVSHDKRPDTGSIATFHDKLQDQLFDELETIRDHEIDHAETLTATIEEFGGEPVEEPEFEFGEAVEDPAAFIATGVALEDTGVSAYAGAAPFIENEDVVPPALSIHSVEARHASFLRVLNAETGFPTPYDQPRSRSEVLDIASDFIVD
- a CDS encoding cold-shock protein, encoding MAEGTVDFFNDTGGYGFISTDSDDVDDDEDVFFHMEDVGGPDLEEGQDVEFDIESSPKGPRATNLVRL
- a CDS encoding DUF7571 family protein, whose protein sequence is MKPCHSCQAVIDEYILDKQLEPLRELTVDDFNLCAECVTVVDNECIECGGAVYVPDGETESPDYCPACRAEMIDRTGQDPGWRATRISG
- the ndk gene encoding nucleoside-diphosphate kinase, with protein sequence MSDQRERTFVMIKPDAFQRGLVSEIIGRFEDRGLKLVGAKVTRLSREQAEDHYGEHEDKPFFDDLVEFITSGPVVPMVWEGEDATRQVRQMIGATDPAEAAPGTIRGDYAVDLGRNVVHASDHEDEGANEREIALFFDDDELVEYDFHESTWLYE